The following are encoded together in the Vigna angularis cultivar LongXiaoDou No.4 chromosome 9, ASM1680809v1, whole genome shotgun sequence genome:
- the LOC108347048 gene encoding MLO-like protein 1, producing the protein MAGGGGGEEGNNLEFTPTWVVAVVCSVIVAASFAAERFLHYGGKFLKKKNQKPLYEALLKIKEELMLLGFISLLLTVTQNGIIKICVPEGWTHHMLPCSLKDKEEKESAKLTEHFQTFFSFSHIPATVRHLLADNEDHQPTAAEKLGHCAKKGKVPLLSVEALHHLHIFIFVLAIVHVTFCVLTVMFGGLKISQWKHWENSIGDENNGTPDLESTVTHVREHAFIQNRFTGFGKDSALLGWVKSFFKQFYGSVTKLDYVTLRLGFIMTHCRGNPKFNFHKYMIRALEDDFKKVVGISWYLWIFVVIFMLLNINGWHTYFWISFVPLILLLAVGTKLEHVIIQLAHEVAEKHSAIEGELVVQPRDDHFWFHRPHIVLFLIHFILFQNAFEIAFFFWILFTYGFDSCIMGRVRYIIPRLVIGVFVQVLCSYSTLPLYAIVTQMGTHFKKAIFDEQVQARLVGWAQKAKKKGLRGDSNGQSAQGSAQVGAGIQLGPVFRRASAPEDNVIVPSNEGHE; encoded by the exons ATggctggtggtggtggtggtgaagaAGGGAACAACTTGGAATTCACTCCCACTTGGGTGGTTGCTGTTGTCTGTTCTGTGATCGTTGCTGCATCATTTGCTGCAGAACGGTTTCTTCACTATGGAGGGAAGTTTCTCAAGAAGAAGAATCAGAAGCCACTCTATGAAGCTCTGCTGAAGATCAAAGAAg AGTTGATGCTGTTGGGATTTATTTCTCTGCTGCTGACTGTAACACAAAATGGGATCATCAAAATCTGTGTTCCTGAGGGTTGGACTCACCACATGCTTCCTTGCAGTCTTAAggataaagaagagaaagaatCAGCAAAACTCACAGAACATTTTCAgacttttttctctttcagtCATATTCCTGCCACTGTTAGGCATCTTTTAGCTGATAATGAGGATCACCAACCAACAGCTGCTGAAAAACTTGGACACTGTGCTAAGAAG GGAAAGGTTCCTCTGTTATCTGTGGAGGCACTGCATCATCTGcatatctttatttttgtccTGGCCATTGTTCATGTGACATTTTGTGTTCTCACTGTTATGTTTGGAGGGTTAAAA ATAAGTCAGTGGAAGCACTGGGAAAACTCAATTGGAGATGAAAATAATGGAACACCAG ATTTGGAATCAACAGTGACTCATGTTCGTGAACACGCTTTCATCCAGAATCGCTTTACTGGTTTTGGCAAAGATTCTGCTCTCTTGGGTTGGGTG aAATCATTTTTCAAGCAATTTTATGGATCCGTGACAAAGTTAGATTATGTGACATTAAGGCTTGGTTTCATAATG ACTCATTGCAGAGGAAATCCAaagtttaattttcataaatacaTGATTCGTGCCCTTGAAGACGATTTCAAGAAAGTTGTTGGAATAAG TTGGTATCTTTGGATCTTTGTGGTCATCTTCATGTTGCTTAATATCAATG GTTGGCACACATATTTCTGGATTTCTTTCGTTCCTCTCATT CTTCTACTAGCTGTGGGTACGAAGTTGGAGCATGTAATAATTCAACTAGCTCATGAAGTAGCTGAGAAACATTCAGCCATAGAAGGTGAATTAGTTGTTCAACCAAGAGATGATCACTTTTGGTTTCATCGCCCCCACATTGTCCTCTTCTTGATTCACTTCATCCTTTTCCAAAATGCTTTTGAGATAGCATTCTTCTTTTGGATATTG TTTACATATGGCTTTGACTCATGTATCATGGGACGAGTCCGTTACATTATTCCAAGGCTTGTTATTGG AGTATTTGTTCAAGTACTATGTAGCTATAGTACCCTACCACTTTACGCAATTGTAACACAG ATGGGAACTCACTTTAAGAAGGCCATATTTGATGAACAAGTGCAAGCACGTCTTGTTGGCTGGGCACAAAAGGCAAAGAAGAAAGGTTTGAGAGGTGATAGTAATGGCCAATCTGCTCAAGGAAGTGCTCAGGTGGGTGCTGGAATTCAACTGGGACCAGTCTTCAGGAGGGCATCTGCCCCAGAAGACAATGTTATTGTCCCTAGCAATGAAGGGCATGAATGA
- the LOC108346764 gene encoding uncharacterized protein LOC108346764: MDIEFPKGHIGVKSFDAELVDQEGNSIPSYETYLHHWFAVKYHQNITMSHDPKLIRQEDFIYLRNEGTCNDYILPHYWGFGVESRGTTSKIPDPFAIEVGNPTKIQNGFEEKWLLNIMVIDTRGAQDKKGCTECRCDLINLPKDFYNVTRDIHNQTITPTNYKDGLFCCQDNVQCKLSEDFQGPRRNVSMRYKISWIDWNKNQVPLKVYILDSTDKVRSNGSQIIHDCQAEYTIQPNGVGDTPLVQMADIPMEKGGYLIFGQDGRTLCTSTPKYGTGIEAGNEEGYLIGMSVCYPQPGSIQIKNGEILTVESRYKNEFRTGAMGHFYMYIAENIP, from the exons ATGGATATAGAGTTTCCAAAAGGTCACATTGGAGTTAAAAGTTTTGATGCTGAACTAGTTGATCAAGAAGGAAATTCTATACCCTCATATGAAACATACCTTCACCATTGGTTTGCCGTAAAATACCATCAAAATATTACCATGTCGCACGATCCTAAGCTTATTCGTCAAGAAGATTTCATTTATCTAAGAAATGAAGGCACATGCAATGACTATATTCTTCCACATTATTGGGGATTTGGAGTGGAATCACGAGGAACAACATCAAAAATTCCTGATCCTTTTGCAATAGAAGTAGGTAACCCTACAAAAATTCAGAATGGATTTGAAGAGAAATGGTTACTCAACATCATGGTCATTGATACACGTGGTGCACAAGACAAGAAAGGTTGCACAGAATGTAGATGTGACCTTATTAATCTTCCAAAAGACTTCTATAATGTCACAAGAGATATACATAACCAAACAATAACTCCTACAAATTATAAAGATGGACTATTTTGTTGTCAAGATAATGTACAATGCAAACTAAGCGAAGATTTTCAAGGTCCAAGAAGAAATGTTTCCATGAGATACAAAATAAGTTGGATTGATTGGAATAAAAATCAAGTACCACTCAAGGTTTATATACTTGACTCAACAGATAAAGTAAGATCAAATGGTTCCCAAATAATTCATGATTGTCAG GCAGAGTATACTATTCAACCAAATGGTGTTGGTGACACTCCTCTTGTCCAAATGGCAGATATACCAATGGAAAAAGGAGGTTATTTAATCTTTGGACAG gaTGGAAGGACTCTATGTACTTCAACACCAAAGTATGGAACAGGAATAGAGGCAGGAAATGAAGAAGGATATTTGATTGGAATGTCGGTTTGTTATCCACAACCTGGATCTATCCAGATTAAAAATGGTGAAATTTTGACTGTGGAATCTagatataaaaatgaatttcgTACGGGAGCTATGGGTCATTTCTACATGTATATTGCTGAGAATATACCATAA